The Synechococcus sp. MW101C3 DNA segment TCATGGCATGATGCTCATCATGCGATACGCCGACGGTCACAAGCAAGCTGTGCGTGAGCGCATCCTGCGCGCTGCCGCTGCTGAGTTACGCCGTCAGGGGCTCTCGGGTATCGGCATCCCGGCGCTGATGAAACAGGCCGGCCTCACCCATGGCGCCTTCTATTCCCATTTCCAGAGCCGCGATGCCCTGGTGGCTGAAGCCATCCGCACGGCGGCCGCCGCCAGCGCCGAGGGGCCGCTGGCTGAGGAGCTTTCGCTGGAGCAGAGCCTTGCCTTCTACCTCTCGCCCGAGCACGTCGCTCACCCGGAGCGGGGCTGCGTGATTGCGGCGCTTGGGGGTGAGGGGGGTCGCCAGCCGGCGTCCGTGCGCGCCGCCTTTGCCGCTGCGGCCCATGGGTTGCTCGCGGCGATCGAGCGCAAGTTGCCCGCCCGCCCACCCGCCAAGGCGCCCTGCGGGGACGAGCCCGGCGATGCCACTCCCAGTGATGCAGCGCTGCAGCTGGCGTCGGCCATGGTGGGAGCGGTGCTGCTGGCGCGCCTGGTCGACGATCCCGTTCTGGCCAGGCGCCTGCTGGAGGCGGTGGCCCGCCCTGTTGGCCCCGGAGCCGGAGGTGGCTGAGCTGGGCCACGCCCCTGCCGGATCTGTCCCCTCTCTTTTTTGCTCAATGGCATGACGCACGTCATGGCTAACACCTGGAACTGCCGCTCGCCTGCCGCTGCCTATCCCCGCCGCGCTCCAATCCACTCCCCGCCTGTACACCAGCCGCGCTCCATCCGTTCCCCAGTCGTTCCAGTCGCTACCCAGCAATGACAGCCGCCCGTACCCGCCGTCAGCAGCATTTCCTCAGCCGCTACGGACCCTGGGCCGTGGTGACCGGGGCCTCTTCCGGCATCGGCCGTGCCCTGGCCTGCCGCCTGGCGGAGACGGGGCTGAACCTGGTGCTGGTGGCCCGCAGCCGCCCTGCGCTCGATGGCCTTGCCGCCCAGCTCGCTGCCCGGCACGGCGTGCAGGTGCGCGTGCTGGATCTGGATCTGGCGCGGGACGACCAGCTCGCTGTGCTTCGTGCCGCCACGGATCCGCTGGAGGTGGGTCTGGTGGTGGCCGCCGCGGGTTTCGGCAGCTCGGGCCCCTTTCTCGATGCCGACCTCACCAGCGAAACCGAGCTGCTGATGGTGAACGGCCGAGCGCTGATGCAGG contains these protein-coding regions:
- a CDS encoding TetR/AcrR family transcriptional regulator; translation: MRYADGHKQAVRERILRAAAAELRRQGLSGIGIPALMKQAGLTHGAFYSHFQSRDALVAEAIRTAAAASAEGPLAEELSLEQSLAFYLSPEHVAHPERGCVIAALGGEGGRQPASVRAAFAAAAHGLLAAIERKLPARPPAKAPCGDEPGDATPSDAALQLASAMVGAVLLARLVDDPVLARRLLEAVARPVGPGAGGG